A window of the Thermodesulfobacteriota bacterium genome harbors these coding sequences:
- a CDS encoding PD-(D/E)XK nuclease family protein — protein MIPDGFEFIDREKIVIVDSSVNLQEVVIEYLKSDGSDFSTNAVVYPGRRPASYLRQKIAKKTKKVFIPPVIYSMDDFVLDLHRRLFRSKPIDSLDAIYIIYKICQERLWLSETFADFSIFLSLGQRILSLLEELYIEGVTLERLREIEYSIHVPSYSSNNFRFLSTIYSEFYKRIEDSGFCTRSKRYVELSERDDLLTKIDFERIIFVGFYALTNSERKILSKLSAKDGFFFIIQKEGEITSSNRRIFLYSAPDVHGEVKILQEILRKTEKIDDVLVVLPRSETLIPLIRHGISHLKPEDYNISLGYPLSRTPLFGFFMSLFDVVRNLKDSKVHIPTYLRFLHHPYAKNLHSLGGSEKTATILKQIENVLENVLPYSFSDFEYLEEKLPGRIANFSCLSTKDETIVRDYIKGIHANLFLPFLDIKSVKDFFRKCSEVIYYLSENSTASYDPFFYRYAQGFMNEFERAKNSLFGELVFESRDSYFNFFVRLISSSFFPFEGDLTRGLQILGFLETRNLKFKRVVFLDLNEGVFPDLTEDYFIPYKIRKILGLPTEKDREGLLYYYFNTLLCGAEEVHLLFVENTEIIRSRFAERIVWEMEKKIGKPLDDHTFIRYVNYKVSLSNVLPRPKEKNQSVFKLLELVRLSPTAIDDYLECGIRFYYKYVLGLKAEEEIREGIGRSDIGTIVHLALKTFFERKLNERILPHSFSNEEMSEILDEIFKRRYGSYLDGRAFLVKRQIEKRLHHVLDYMRKHASSDTIRVLSAETFIEEELYGAKFAFRIDLVQERNSKIEIIDFKTSGESSVYLLKSNVLKSLLERKDPLKPVKLQIPLYVLLYAKKFDLDPTTIRGFYFFLGQKFLNDKCILDPFSEMGIREGLESVKELTKSAISEIKDPSFPFSPPAQVSKVCVSCSFKHLCGTLWVKSWESR, from the coding sequence GTGATACCCGATGGATTTGAGTTCATAGATAGAGAGAAGATTGTAATCGTCGATAGCTCAGTCAATCTTCAGGAGGTAGTCATAGAATACCTCAAAAGTGACGGGTCTGACTTTTCTACGAACGCCGTCGTCTACCCCGGAAGGAGACCCGCAAGCTATCTTCGTCAGAAAATAGCGAAAAAGACCAAGAAGGTTTTTATACCCCCTGTTATTTATTCTATGGACGATTTTGTGCTCGACCTCCACCGTCGACTTTTCCGGTCAAAACCGATCGATTCTTTGGATGCGATCTATATAATCTACAAGATATGCCAAGAACGACTTTGGCTTTCGGAAACTTTCGCAGATTTTAGCATTTTTTTAAGTTTGGGTCAGAGGATCCTAAGTTTACTCGAAGAGCTTTACATAGAAGGTGTAACTCTGGAAAGATTGCGAGAAATTGAGTACTCCATACATGTGCCTTCTTACTCCTCGAACAATTTCCGCTTTTTATCCACCATTTACTCTGAGTTTTATAAAAGAATTGAGGATTCCGGATTTTGCACAAGATCGAAAAGATATGTGGAACTTTCAGAAAGGGACGATCTACTAACGAAAATAGATTTCGAAAGAATCATATTTGTCGGTTTTTATGCCCTTACAAACTCAGAAAGAAAAATACTCTCAAAGCTTTCTGCCAAGGATGGTTTTTTCTTCATAATTCAAAAGGAAGGTGAGATAACGTCTAGTAACCGGAGGATCTTTCTCTATTCAGCTCCTGATGTTCACGGAGAGGTGAAGATTTTGCAGGAGATATTAAGGAAGACAGAAAAGATCGATGATGTCTTAGTGGTGCTTCCAAGGTCGGAAACGCTAATCCCTCTCATAAGACACGGGATTTCTCACCTCAAGCCCGAAGATTATAACATTTCGCTTGGATATCCACTTTCGCGAACACCGCTTTTTGGTTTTTTTATGAGCCTTTTCGATGTAGTTCGAAACTTAAAAGATTCTAAGGTCCACATTCCCACTTACTTACGGTTTTTACATCACCCATACGCTAAAAATTTACATTCTTTAGGAGGATCAGAAAAGACTGCTACGATTCTTAAACAAATCGAAAACGTACTTGAGAATGTGCTTCCCTACAGCTTTTCCGACTTCGAATACCTTGAAGAAAAACTACCCGGAAGGATAGCTAACTTTTCCTGTCTGTCTACTAAGGATGAGACCATCGTGAGAGATTACATAAAAGGTATACACGCAAATCTTTTCCTTCCGTTTCTTGATATAAAGAGTGTCAAAGACTTTTTTCGCAAGTGTTCCGAGGTAATCTATTACCTTTCAGAGAATAGCACCGCTTCTTATGATCCATTCTTTTACCGTTACGCGCAAGGCTTTATGAACGAGTTTGAGAGGGCAAAGAATTCCCTCTTTGGAGAATTGGTGTTCGAAAGTCGGGACTCTTATTTTAATTTTTTCGTTAGGCTCATATCTTCCTCCTTTTTTCCCTTCGAAGGTGACCTGACAAGGGGTCTCCAAATCTTGGGTTTCCTTGAAACGAGGAATTTGAAATTCAAAAGGGTTGTTTTCCTCGATCTTAACGAAGGAGTATTCCCTGATCTTACGGAAGATTACTTCATTCCTTATAAGATTAGGAAGATTCTTGGGCTTCCTACCGAAAAAGACAGGGAGGGGTTGCTCTACTACTATTTTAATACCCTTTTGTGCGGTGCAGAGGAGGTCCATCTCCTATTCGTTGAAAATACTGAGATTATAAGGTCGAGGTTCGCAGAAAGGATAGTGTGGGAGATGGAGAAGAAAATTGGTAAACCTCTGGACGACCACACTTTTATAAGATACGTAAACTACAAGGTCAGCTTATCAAACGTTCTTCCCCGACCAAAAGAAAAAAATCAAAGTGTCTTTAAACTTCTAGAATTGGTCAGGCTTTCCCCAACGGCAATCGATGACTATTTGGAATGTGGGATCAGGTTTTATTACAAGTATGTCCTTGGATTAAAAGCTGAGGAAGAAATTCGTGAAGGAATTGGAAGATCTGACATTGGAACAATAGTGCATCTCGCCCTAAAGACCTTTTTCGAAAGGAAATTGAATGAAAGAATCTTGCCCCATTCTTTCTCTAATGAAGAAATGAGCGAAATTCTCGATGAGATTTTCAAAAGAAGATATGGAAGCTACCTCGATGGTAGGGCCTTCCTCGTAAAAAGGCAAATTGAAAAGAGATTGCACCACGTTTTGGACTATATGAGAAAGCATGCTTCGTCCGATACGATAAGGGTACTTTCGGCCGAGACTTTTATAGAGGAGGAACTTTACGGTGCAAAATTCGCGTTCCGTATAGATCTTGTTCAGGAGAGGAATTCGAAAATTGAAATTATCGATTTTAAAACATCGGGTGAATCGAGCGTGTATCTATTAAAAAGCAACGTGCTAAAGAGCTTATTGGAGCGAAAAGATCCATTAAAGCCTGTAAAGCTTCAGATACCTCTCTATGTACTTCTTTATGCGAAAAAATTTGACCTTGATCCAACAACGATAAGGGGTTTTTACTTCTTTTTGGGTCAAAAATTCTTAAACGATAAGTGTATTCTTGATCCTTTCTCAGAGATGGGTATAAGAGAAGGACTAGAATCTGTAAAAGAATTAACAAAATCCGCGATTAGCGAAATAAAGGATCCGTCCTTCCCGTTCAGCCCTCCTGCTCAAGTCTCAAAAGTCTGTGTGAGTTGTTCTTTTAAACATTTGTGTGGTACCCTTTGGGTCAAATCTTGGGAGAGCCGCTGA
- a CDS encoding UvrD-helicase domain-containing protein gives MSLQLLRMKAQKDSEIKFPHILIVRASAGSGKTHALTERYVQFLLSDIVPKSDFKNMLAITFSNNAANEMRKRVLGTLKAFYFGEKSRMESLKNLLSISNEELKKRSGLLIDYILANYSDLQIRTIDSFMAKIFKAEAFNFDYPPEIQFVFSNSEDLAYALDVYLENLILSKEGQNFLDKLVSIIESTKVSYLWDPQKDIKEKIETIYSSFCTTPSAPLILEKLDHLFECEKSLADLALKIVRLAKESGLTFKKRSAIDTKFPEIVSSSDFTSFFSFAKKELPICVPKETDAKLKNAYRTLQNLWNEFQKLLSEYAYLYSISFYQPYMSVFDGLRDFLEKKRKKEGRLFIGDIGRKIAENLSSEIVPDVYFKLGETIYHFFIDEFQDTSPIQWFNLKPLIEESLSLGGSLFVVGDTKQAIYGFRGANLKIMRGLELGDEFPSCKDSKKVERLDVNWRSKKAILDFVENLFLRNGILKSRYQGALALTRLDEVQQKVVREGAGYVEIEKILSGDEKVLAQYFSSRINDILERGYALSDVAILAERNSYVTHIASIINGMGLPVISHSSIDIRFRKIIHEILTLLSFLFSPTDDFSFASFLLSETYSTFLAKNNLFFDPSEIFLEKKKRLDNEPLYKIFERKYPDFWANHFQDLLSSASYLPLYDLTTRIYKHFDLFNLFPFEEAAFLKFLEVARAFETERWGCIGDFVDFFLFSESEKGLFDISLPQNADAITLMTIHKAKGLGFPVVFVYLEEFSYLGRMDYVIRDERGYFAPLKIKKDLADSSERLQNLRMEKEESAYAELLNLLYVAFTRAQDELYVVCCSKKDAAFPFDFLTEEFGKRYGIKERNTAALRKKQNEITFTYEECLPVYEGIRSSFFGIGEKKRGELIHKLFASIEYAEEITLEDLRWKAYLFAYELGYSTDMEEITRLVTTSIKTDPIRSFFTKKLGRLVKNEFEVADHLGNVYRIDRIVIDPESVTILEYKTGEPIPEHRTQVEKYKRLISSVFKGRSVRAFIFYVDEMRVVSV, from the coding sequence ATGTCTCTTCAGCTTTTAAGGATGAAGGCTCAAAAGGACTCAGAGATTAAATTTCCCCACATTCTCATAGTTAGGGCTTCCGCTGGTTCCGGTAAGACTCATGCCTTAACAGAAAGGTACGTTCAGTTTTTGCTTTCCGATATCGTCCCTAAAAGCGATTTTAAAAACATGCTCGCCATTACTTTTTCCAACAACGCAGCAAACGAGATGCGAAAGAGGGTTCTAGGGACCCTGAAGGCTTTTTATTTTGGCGAGAAAAGTAGAATGGAAAGTTTAAAAAATCTCCTTTCCATAAGCAATGAGGAGTTAAAAAAAAGATCAGGACTTCTCATAGATTACATCCTTGCCAACTATTCCGATTTGCAAATAAGAACAATAGACAGTTTCATGGCTAAGATATTTAAGGCTGAGGCTTTTAACTTCGATTATCCCCCAGAGATTCAGTTCGTTTTTTCCAACTCCGAAGATTTAGCTTACGCTTTGGATGTATATCTGGAAAATCTCATCCTTTCAAAGGAAGGGCAAAACTTCCTAGATAAACTTGTATCGATTATAGAGTCCACGAAAGTATCATATCTTTGGGATCCGCAAAAAGACATAAAGGAGAAAATTGAAACCATCTACAGCTCCTTCTGCACGACTCCGAGTGCACCTCTTATCCTAGAAAAACTCGACCATCTTTTTGAGTGTGAGAAGAGTCTTGCCGATTTAGCATTGAAGATAGTTAGGCTAGCCAAGGAATCGGGTCTTACCTTCAAAAAAAGATCCGCAATCGACACAAAATTTCCAGAGATCGTTTCGTCTTCCGACTTTACATCCTTCTTTTCCTTCGCAAAAAAGGAACTCCCTATCTGCGTACCGAAGGAAACTGATGCAAAACTAAAGAACGCTTACAGAACTTTGCAAAATCTTTGGAATGAATTTCAAAAGCTTCTTTCAGAGTATGCTTATCTTTACTCTATCTCATTTTATCAGCCGTACATGTCCGTTTTCGATGGACTAAGGGACTTTTTGGAGAAAAAGAGGAAAAAAGAGGGTAGGTTATTTATAGGAGACATAGGGAGAAAGATTGCTGAAAATCTTAGCTCTGAGATTGTTCCTGATGTGTATTTTAAGCTTGGCGAAACAATTTACCACTTCTTCATAGACGAGTTTCAGGATACATCGCCCATACAGTGGTTTAACTTAAAACCTCTTATTGAGGAGTCACTCTCTCTGGGAGGAAGTCTTTTTGTCGTTGGCGACACAAAACAGGCAATATACGGGTTTAGGGGAGCGAACCTAAAAATCATGAGGGGCCTTGAGTTGGGCGATGAGTTTCCGTCATGCAAAGATAGTAAAAAGGTTGAGAGATTGGACGTTAACTGGAGATCGAAAAAAGCAATCCTCGATTTTGTCGAGAATTTGTTCCTCCGAAATGGAATTCTTAAATCCCGTTATCAAGGAGCTCTCGCTCTTACTCGACTCGATGAGGTTCAACAAAAGGTTGTGAGAGAGGGAGCTGGGTACGTCGAAATAGAGAAGATTTTAAGCGGGGACGAAAAAGTTTTGGCTCAGTACTTCTCATCCCGAATAAATGACATTTTGGAGCGGGGCTATGCCCTATCCGATGTGGCCATATTGGCCGAGAGAAATAGCTACGTTACACATATTGCATCTATCATTAACGGAATGGGCCTTCCTGTTATCTCTCACAGTAGTATAGACATAAGATTCAGAAAGATAATTCACGAAATCCTTACTCTTTTATCGTTCCTCTTTTCCCCTACGGACGACTTTTCATTCGCGTCCTTTCTTTTGAGTGAGACATATTCAACTTTTTTAGCTAAAAACAACCTTTTTTTTGATCCTTCTGAGATCTTTTTGGAAAAGAAAAAAAGGCTAGACAACGAACCACTGTATAAGATTTTTGAAAGAAAATATCCTGACTTTTGGGCAAACCATTTTCAAGACCTTTTAAGCTCAGCTTCCTATTTGCCCCTTTATGACCTTACTACAAGGATCTACAAGCACTTCGATCTCTTCAATCTGTTCCCCTTTGAAGAGGCCGCTTTTTTAAAGTTCCTCGAGGTAGCTCGCGCCTTCGAAACTGAAAGGTGGGGATGCATAGGCGATTTCGTTGACTTTTTTCTTTTTTCAGAGTCTGAAAAAGGACTTTTTGATATTTCTCTGCCACAAAATGCGGATGCTATAACACTTATGACCATTCATAAGGCGAAAGGACTTGGTTTTCCAGTTGTATTCGTTTACCTCGAAGAGTTTAGCTACCTAGGTCGGATGGACTATGTTATAAGAGACGAAAGAGGGTACTTCGCGCCTCTAAAAATAAAAAAGGATTTGGCCGATTCGAGCGAAAGACTTCAAAATCTAAGAATGGAAAAGGAAGAGTCTGCTTATGCAGAGCTATTAAATCTCCTTTACGTGGCCTTTACAAGGGCTCAAGATGAATTATACGTCGTATGTTGTTCAAAAAAAGACGCAGCGTTTCCTTTTGACTTCTTGACCGAGGAGTTCGGAAAAAGGTACGGAATCAAAGAACGAAACACGGCTGCACTACGTAAAAAACAGAATGAGATCACTTTCACATATGAAGAGTGTTTACCGGTTTACGAAGGGATTAGGTCTTCCTTTTTTGGAATCGGTGAGAAAAAGAGGGGTGAATTGATCCACAAGCTTTTTGCCTCTATAGAGTACGCGGAAGAGATAACTTTGGAGGATCTTAGGTGGAAGGCCTATCTTTTTGCCTATGAACTCGGTTACTCTACTGACATGGAAGAAATTACAAGGCTCGTTACTACATCCATAAAGACTGATCCTATCCGTTCATTTTTTACAAAAAAACTTGGAAGGCTTGTGAAAAATGAGTTTGAGGTGGCGGATCATTTAGGAAATGTCTATAGAATAGACAGGATCGTTATCGATCCTGAAAGCGTTACCATCCTTGAATATAAAACCGGCGAACCTATCCCAGAACACAGAACCCAAGTCGAGAAATATAAAAGACTTATATCCTCGGTCTTCAAAGGAAGATCCGTCCGGGCTTTTATATTCTACGTTGATGAAATGAGGGTCGTTTCGGTGTGA